One Drosophila willistoni isolate 14030-0811.24 chromosome XL unlocalized genomic scaffold, UCI_dwil_1.1 Seg142, whole genome shotgun sequence genomic window, CAGCGCGGGCGCAAGAGAGTGAGTCAATTGAGAGACAGTTGAAAAAAGCTCACGCAGGGCTTACAAAGAAGTTGCGataataacaaatacaaaaactaaaaaaaaaacaaaaaaaaaggcaaagttGTTTGGCCTTCGATGTCTTTTCAATTGCgtcgcagaatatatatacacacacacacacacatgtaacacatatgtacatgtgttGGCATTAAGttgtattttgttgtatttttgttaaataaagtAATTAAAAGCATTATAAAACGTTCGGTGCGGGGGGCCTAGCGGCGGGGCCCTTAAGTTGCTGCCTTTGCTATTTACTATCTCTCTCACTTGCTTAAGCACTGCACTTTAATTGTTTTCATTAaagtttttcccttttttttgtgtttttgcaaaaacaaaaatcaggAGACCTATGACAAGccgtatatatacatatgttaaGAACGCAGTTTTAAAGCACCCCCGTCAACAAACAAGACAATGCGCCAGACAAACAGGTACAAGTACCACCACCACTTATCAAATTACTTTTTGCCGACTATAGTTGACCAATTCTtatttttcgcaatttttctTGTGCACTTTTCTCCGCACTCCGACAACggtaaattatttatttattttgaacaACCGTCGATCGCGCACAATTTTATTTACGTTTCCCCAGTCTAGTGTTGGGAAATCCACCAATGACACTGGTAGGGTGCGATATACCGATAGTTTTTTCATCACTATTATCGAATGGAACCACCGTCGACTATCGACTATTTTATCGGTGCCGCCAAATTCGAACTATCGATGTCGATGTTGTCTATACGTAGCCCTGGCACTGATCAGCTGTTGTTTAGCATTTCATAAGGTATCCACATGATTGGCCACCATGATCGagaataattaattatatacAATATTATCTTTTAGATCGATTCCAATTCTAAGGCATATTCTATTAATGGCGGCACATTTGCTAAGGAATAGCGCCAAATCTTGGCTGCTAAACAGCTGCAGGCAATCCCTTATCAGGCAACAACAGGTAGGCTATGTTTTGCCAGGGAGGGAATATTTCTGTTATGCAATCATCTACTTTGCGTGTATGGGATAGAGCGAGAGGGCATGAGAGGAGGATCGTTTTCAGTTAATTTAGTGAAATTTGAACTCTTCCAGCTCAAGCGTTGGCTCCATTTGACGCCCTGTCTGGACAAGAATGTCTCCTTCAATCTTAGTGACATTGGTGAGGGCATCCGCGAGGTAACTGTCAAGGAATGGTTTGTCAAGGTTGGCGATACAGTGGAACAATTCGACAATTTGTGCGAAGTTCAATCGGACAAGGCTTCGGTGACGATCACCAGTCGTTATGATGGTACGATAACTAAGATCCATCATAAAATTGATGAGATTGCTTTGGTGGGCAAACCCCTAGTGGATTTTGATGTCAAAGACGATGAGGATGGTGACGATTCGTCATCGGATGGTAGCTCCAGTTCTGGCtcctcctcatcatcatcatcatctacaTCGTCTGGCGATGTAGAGGAATCTACTGCTCCTGTTTCTGAGGGTCGTGTTATTATACCAGCCACTCCCTCTGTACGGCGTCTGGCCAAAGAACACAAACTGGATTTATCTCAAGTGCCAGCGACCGGTAAAAATGGACGTGTTCTGAAAGGTGACATTTTGGAATATTTGGGTGAAGTTCCAAAGGGTACAAATGTTCCACATCCCACCATTTCCAATAAAACGGAAAAATCTGTTGCTTCACCCGTTTCTGCGCCACCTGCCGATCGTGTTGAAGCGCTTAAAGGTGTGCGCAAGGCTATGTTGAAATCCATGTCCGAATCATTG contains:
- the LOC6644568 gene encoding lipoamide acyltransferase component of branched-chain alpha-keto acid dehydrogenase complex, mitochondrial yields the protein MAAHLLRNSAKSWLLNSCRQSLIRQQQLKRWLHLTPCLDKNVSFNLSDIGEGIREVTVKEWFVKVGDTVEQFDNLCEVQSDKASVTITSRYDGTITKIHHKIDEIALVGKPLVDFDVKDDEDGDDSSSDGSSSSGSSSSSSSSTSSGDVEESTAPVSEGRVIIPATPSVRRLAKEHKLDLSQVPATGKNGRVLKGDILEYLGEVPKGTNVPHPTISNKTEKSVASPVSAPPADRVEALKGVRKAMLKSMSESLKIPHFAYSDEIDMTNLVQFRNQLQAAAKENGVPKLTFMPFCIKAASIALSKFPIVNSSLDLGNESIIYKGAHNISVAIDTPQGLVVPNIKNCQAKSVIEIARDLNTLVERGRTGSLTPKDFADGTFSLSNIGVVGGTYTHPCIMAPQVAIGAMGRTKAVPRFNDKDEIVKAHIMSVSWSADHRVIDGVTMASFSNVWKQHLEQPALFLLQ